The Akkermansia sp. N21116 genome includes a region encoding these proteins:
- the tgt gene encoding tRNA guanosine(34) transglycosylase Tgt, with protein sequence MSFTLLARDPSSSARCGRLVLPHGVVETPIFMPVGTQGSVKTLHPDDLEALGAQIILGNTYHLCLRPGDVLVREMGGLHRFIDWNKPILTDSGGFQVWSLAKLRKITEEGVRFSNHLDGAYMMLSPEKSMEIQANLGSDIAMLFDECPPYPCDRKYAEKSLGYTLRWARRCKAWIEEYKPRSGDGRQHHFGIVQGSIYEDLRRQCAEELAAMNFDGYAIGGVSVGEPEEEMLRAIDHAVPWLPEDKPRYAMGLGTPPQILEMISRGVDMFDCVMPTRLARHGVALTPDGPMHIKNQRWAADTRPIDPEGHPSVARFSRAYVRHLFKAGEILALRLLSFQNLEFYLRMMAQARAAIVSGTFGSFKDAFIARYKNNEIS encoded by the coding sequence ATGTCCTTTACTCTTCTAGCGCGGGATCCCTCCAGTTCAGCCAGGTGCGGTCGCCTGGTCCTTCCCCATGGCGTTGTGGAAACTCCCATTTTCATGCCGGTAGGAACGCAAGGTTCCGTCAAAACCCTGCATCCCGATGATCTGGAGGCTCTGGGAGCGCAGATTATCCTTGGCAATACCTACCATCTTTGTCTTCGTCCAGGGGATGTCCTTGTTCGCGAAATGGGGGGGCTGCATCGGTTTATCGACTGGAACAAGCCTATCTTGACGGATTCCGGAGGGTTCCAGGTCTGGTCCCTGGCCAAGCTTCGCAAGATTACCGAAGAAGGAGTCCGGTTTTCCAACCATCTGGACGGTGCATACATGATGCTTAGCCCGGAGAAATCCATGGAAATCCAGGCCAACCTCGGCAGCGATATCGCGATGCTTTTCGACGAGTGCCCCCCTTATCCCTGTGACCGTAAATACGCTGAAAAATCCCTGGGCTATACGCTTCGCTGGGCCAGACGATGCAAGGCGTGGATTGAGGAATATAAACCGCGTTCGGGTGATGGACGCCAGCACCATTTCGGAATTGTCCAGGGATCTATCTATGAGGACTTGCGCCGGCAGTGCGCCGAGGAATTGGCTGCCATGAACTTCGACGGTTACGCGATCGGAGGGGTTTCGGTCGGCGAGCCGGAAGAAGAAATGCTCCGTGCCATTGATCATGCGGTCCCCTGGTTGCCGGAGGACAAACCCCGTTATGCGATGGGGCTGGGCACGCCTCCTCAGATTCTGGAAATGATCTCCCGCGGGGTGGACATGTTCGACTGCGTGATGCCAACTCGTTTGGCACGGCACGGTGTTGCCCTGACTCCCGATGGTCCCATGCATATCAAGAACCAGAGATGGGCTGCGGATACCCGCCCGATCGACCCGGAAGGACACCCGTCGGTGGCTCGTTTTTCCCGGGCGTATGTCAGGCATTTGTTCAAAGCGGGTGAAATACTCGCTTTAAGGTTGCTTTCTTTCCAAAATCTTGAATTCTATCTGCGGATGATGGCGCAGGCGCGTGCTGCCATAGTGTCCGGAACCTTCGGCTCCTTCAAGGATGCCTTTATCGCGCGCTACAAAAATAACGAAATCTCATGA
- the yajC gene encoding preprotein translocase subunit YajC, producing the protein MNHILAQAAVLAQASASEQASSGGIHPVILIVVMALLFWVLLIRPQRKAQKEQQERQNSLRKGDKVITSAGIHGSVIYVDTNTVTVQVAEGVNMKFEKSAIVHVIKKDAELKQDDKK; encoded by the coding sequence ATGAATCATATCTTAGCACAAGCCGCTGTCCTGGCACAGGCCTCAGCTTCGGAACAAGCATCTAGTGGTGGTATCCATCCGGTTATTCTTATCGTAGTCATGGCCTTGTTGTTCTGGGTACTCCTGATCCGTCCCCAGCGCAAAGCCCAGAAGGAACAGCAGGAACGTCAGAACAGTCTGAGAAAAGGCGACAAAGTCATTACCAGTGCCGGTATCCATGGCTCCGTCATTTACGTGGATACCAATACGGTGACTGTCCAGGTGGCCGAAGGGGTGAACATGAAGTTTGAAAAGAGCGCTATCGTTCACGTCATCAAGAAGGACGCCGAACTTAAGCAGGATGACAAGAAGTAA
- a CDS encoding EF-hand domain-containing protein: MQPSFNYGVYENKSMRNQLMKNRVVWRLSVVILACCGLLPALGDDVPGPPPPPSRADRLAQLLMIRDIILKKYDTNGDGVIDAGEKKILLKDAEENRQEARRKFIEKFDLDKDGKLSVEEKKKLHDQFKQQRQAAEVHFRQEDRNEAGTAGKKTHPRPVGENGRDVLPPPPIPRIVVENSHKKKFLVRPSLFLLAQSLILKKYDSDGDGVLSRDEVDVVIRDSRKLYADKAKAMLALYDKDGDGLLSDEERKAALESIRRIREKQEDDSADMDDIDLFIQETYDTELMESLEEGYTLLQTEEEENE, encoded by the coding sequence ATGCAACCCTCCTTCAATTACGGTGTTTACGAAAACAAGAGCATGAGGAATCAACTGATGAAAAATCGTGTCGTCTGGAGGCTGTCTGTTGTCATCCTGGCTTGTTGCGGGCTTTTGCCGGCTCTGGGGGATGACGTTCCTGGCCCTCCGCCGCCGCCCTCCCGTGCCGACCGATTGGCCCAGTTGTTGATGATCAGGGATATCATCTTGAAAAAATACGATACTAATGGCGATGGCGTTATTGATGCCGGGGAAAAGAAAATCCTGCTCAAGGATGCGGAGGAGAATCGCCAGGAAGCTCGCAGGAAGTTCATTGAAAAATTTGATTTAGACAAAGACGGCAAACTTTCCGTTGAAGAGAAGAAGAAACTGCACGATCAATTTAAACAACAAAGACAGGCAGCCGAGGTGCATTTTCGCCAGGAAGACCGGAATGAAGCGGGAACAGCCGGGAAAAAGACTCATCCCCGTCCCGTCGGAGAAAATGGCCGGGATGTGTTGCCTCCGCCCCCTATTCCCCGGATTGTTGTAGAAAATTCGCACAAGAAAAAGTTTTTGGTCAGGCCTTCCTTGTTTTTACTGGCTCAATCGTTGATTCTGAAGAAGTATGATTCCGATGGCGATGGTGTGTTGTCCCGGGATGAAGTGGATGTCGTGATTAGAGATTCTCGCAAATTGTACGCTGACAAGGCGAAAGCCATGCTAGCCCTGTATGATAAGGACGGTGATGGCCTTTTGAGCGATGAAGAACGAAAAGCGGCTCTTGAGTCCATTCGCCGGATTCGTGAGAAACAGGAGGATGATAGTGCCGATATGGATGACATTGACCTGTTTATTCAAGAAACCTACGATACGGAGTTGATGGAAAGCCTGGAGGAAGGTTATACCTTGCTTCAAACGGAAGAAGAGGAAAACGAGTAA
- a CDS encoding tyrosine recombinase XerC — MSREEEEFLRYLLVEKQASSHTHETYTRSLRLFREWMGERFSSWQACSADDFRGWLMTGLMGEKSSATLRLRFSALRSLFRFLLRRGYVETNPMAEVSLPKKHVQLPVFLSIDQMLELLELPYRLPLSPSSPDWLPYRDAAVLELFYSCGLRLSELVSLDVRSVNHNRKILRVTGKGNKQRILPVGDPALAALDEYVRRAHLPETSPLFISRLGKRLSGRSVELLLKKYVKASSIPFDISPHKLRHTFATHMLDAGADLRSVQELLGHASLSTTQIYTHVTRSRLADAYRMAHPRASI; from the coding sequence ATGTCTCGGGAAGAGGAAGAGTTTCTTCGGTATCTGCTGGTGGAAAAGCAGGCTAGTTCGCATACGCACGAAACGTATACCCGGTCTTTGCGATTGTTCCGGGAATGGATGGGGGAACGTTTTTCCTCCTGGCAGGCATGTTCGGCAGATGACTTCCGAGGATGGCTGATGACTGGTTTGATGGGGGAAAAATCGTCTGCAACGTTGCGATTGCGTTTTTCCGCTTTGCGCTCGTTATTCCGTTTCCTGTTGAGAAGAGGGTATGTGGAGACCAACCCGATGGCTGAAGTGTCCCTGCCTAAAAAACACGTCCAGTTGCCGGTTTTCCTTTCCATCGACCAGATGCTGGAATTGTTGGAATTGCCTTACCGTCTGCCTCTGTCTCCGTCGTCTCCCGACTGGCTGCCCTATCGTGATGCGGCAGTGCTTGAATTGTTTTATTCCTGTGGTTTGCGGCTCAGCGAGCTGGTGTCTCTTGATGTCAGAAGCGTCAATCACAACCGGAAAATTCTGCGAGTGACAGGCAAGGGAAACAAGCAGCGTATCCTCCCCGTCGGAGATCCCGCCCTGGCGGCGTTGGATGAATATGTCCGTCGCGCCCATTTGCCGGAAACATCCCCCCTCTTCATCTCCCGACTCGGGAAAAGGCTGAGTGGTCGTTCTGTGGAACTTCTTTTGAAAAAGTACGTTAAGGCATCATCAATTCCCTTTGATATCTCTCCTCACAAACTGAGACACACATTTGCGACGCATATGCTGGATGCCGGGGCGGACTTGCGCTCCGTTCAAGAACTTCTGGGGCATGCATCTCTCTCTACAACGCAAATCTATACCCATGTGACGCGATCCCGGCTGGCGGATGCGTATCGTATGGCGCATCCTCGTGCATCCATATGA
- a CDS encoding LysE family translocator yields the protein MNFIPELTFVAYLLMSQASPGPDQTLVTRTSLAHGLKAGVAVSLGIATGAIFQAALACTVGSALLQSAWGSLFYYLAGCWMVYLAWKIWPKKGAFVGGDATEEAEEPSLSRWGLYRDAMICNVTNPKCTLFFMSLSAPLLNVPHSAGYTVFVVALTVVTCAIGWILWAWAFQWAPVRCLYAKYTVAIDRIFALALLLFGLLLFTSKLFMDNN from the coding sequence ATGAATTTCATCCCTGAATTGACATTTGTAGCCTATCTTCTGATGTCTCAGGCGAGTCCAGGGCCGGATCAAACGCTGGTAACCCGGACGAGTCTTGCCCATGGTCTGAAGGCAGGAGTGGCTGTTTCGCTCGGTATTGCTACGGGAGCCATTTTTCAGGCTGCCTTGGCTTGTACGGTCGGCTCGGCTCTTTTACAGAGTGCATGGGGCAGTTTGTTTTACTATTTGGCCGGTTGCTGGATGGTGTATCTTGCATGGAAAATTTGGCCGAAGAAAGGAGCCTTTGTTGGTGGCGATGCGACGGAAGAAGCGGAAGAGCCGTCCCTTTCCCGCTGGGGGTTGTACCGCGATGCCATGATTTGCAATGTGACTAATCCCAAGTGCACATTGTTTTTCATGTCCCTCTCCGCTCCCTTGCTGAATGTCCCCCATAGTGCGGGGTATACCGTGTTTGTCGTGGCTCTGACCGTTGTGACGTGTGCCATTGGATGGATTTTGTGGGCCTGGGCTTTCCAGTGGGCGCCTGTTCGGTGCTTGTATGCGAAGTATACGGTGGCGATCGATCGGATATTTGCTTTGGCTCTGCTTCTTTTCGGTCTTTTGTTATTTACTTCAAAGTTGTTTATGGACAACAACTAA
- the rpsP gene encoding 30S ribosomal protein S16: MAVAIRLTRQGSKDRPYYKIVVTDSRARRDGRFIEQVGSYDPMKEGVNYTIDLAKVDSWISKGAQPSETVASIIDKTRKQG, translated from the coding sequence ATGGCAGTAGCAATCAGACTCACCCGTCAGGGCTCCAAGGATCGCCCGTACTACAAAATCGTCGTCACGGATAGCCGCGCTCGTCGCGATGGTCGTTTCATCGAACAGGTCGGATCTTACGATCCGATGAAAGAAGGCGTTAACTATACTATTGATCTTGCCAAGGTTGATTCTTGGATTTCTAAGGGTGCCCAACCTTCTGAAACGGTGGCATCCATTATTGACAAGACCCGCAAGCAGGGTTGA
- a CDS encoding nucleotidyltransferase domain-containing protein has protein sequence MKNILSNITLSNISAHTLLHCIGGSHAYGLNTRDSDLDIRGVYQAPIKNYLMRQYREVVQDQKSDILFTELGKYLSQLCDNTPSALELLYTEKDCTKYRHPLFDEMMNNIAILSKKCRYTYGQYAYMQVKKANSINKKAVHPVERCKGLDEFSYVLDRQYTYPFRQWFEEYRHTHPEATQETLALCKLDHAENMYCIYEYPSKGIFSKTRDNVILTSVPSESKIVGYISINFQEYARHCREYREYQEWLAKRNEKRFITNCNTIVSGTYYDTKNMMHTFRIMETAIEIAREGRIFVNRSQDRDFLLSIRNGQYKYEELLKMIDDKNKEMIEAFEHSTLPETPETNGIKEYLLEFYGL, from the coding sequence ATGAAGAATATTCTATCTAACATTACTCTATCCAACATAAGCGCTCATACACTCCTACACTGTATAGGCGGAAGCCATGCCTATGGATTGAATACCCGTGATTCTGATCTTGATATTCGAGGAGTTTATCAGGCTCCCATCAAGAATTATTTGATGCGACAATATCGGGAGGTCGTTCAAGATCAGAAGTCCGACATCCTGTTTACGGAATTGGGAAAATACCTCAGCCAACTCTGCGACAACACGCCTTCCGCTCTGGAACTGCTGTACACGGAGAAAGATTGCACCAAATACAGGCATCCCTTGTTTGACGAGATGATGAACAACATAGCCATTCTCTCTAAAAAATGCCGGTACACTTATGGACAATATGCTTACATGCAGGTCAAAAAAGCAAATAGTATCAACAAAAAAGCAGTTCATCCAGTCGAGAGATGCAAAGGATTGGATGAATTCTCATATGTTCTGGACAGACAATATACCTATCCTTTCCGCCAATGGTTTGAGGAATATAGACACACTCATCCCGAAGCAACTCAAGAGACTCTGGCACTATGCAAGCTTGATCATGCGGAAAACATGTATTGCATCTATGAATACCCTTCCAAGGGTATTTTTTCCAAGACAAGGGATAATGTTATCCTGACATCCGTACCCTCCGAAAGCAAAATCGTCGGATATATCTCCATCAACTTTCAGGAATATGCCAGACACTGCCGGGAATATCGGGAGTATCAGGAATGGCTGGCAAAACGGAATGAAAAGCGCTTCATTACCAACTGCAATACCATTGTTTCGGGAACATATTATGATACCAAGAACATGATGCATACATTCCGCATCATGGAAACCGCTATCGAAATCGCCCGGGAAGGCAGAATTTTCGTCAATCGATCCCAAGATCGAGATTTCCTTCTATCCATCAGGAACGGACAATACAAATACGAAGAACTTCTGAAAATGATCGACGATAAGAACAAAGAAATGATTGAAGCATTTGAACATTCAACTCTCCCCGAAACACCGGAAACAAACGGTATCAAAGAATATCTTCTAGAGTTTTACGGCCTGTAG
- a CDS encoding copper homeostasis protein CutC, whose protein sequence is MPRIIEICANSAQSCLEAELGGAARVELCAGIPEGGTTPSYGEILTTRELVNHIAIHVIIRPRGGDFLYTEAEIRSMLHDIEICRQLCIQGVVFGCLTKEGDLDMPLMKRLKEAAGPLSVTCHRAFDVCRDPFQALEQLIDLGCDRVLTSGQQPDAVKGIPMISRLVQQAGDRIIVMPGCGVRETNIAQIESETGAREFHTSARSTIFSKMEFRNENVPMGSCAVTSEFETVETDRNKVAACVNA, encoded by the coding sequence ATGCCAAGAATCATCGAAATCTGCGCCAATTCCGCCCAAAGTTGTCTGGAAGCCGAATTGGGAGGAGCCGCTCGCGTCGAACTCTGCGCCGGAATCCCGGAAGGCGGGACAACACCCAGTTATGGTGAAATCCTGACAACCCGGGAACTGGTCAACCATATCGCTATCCATGTGATCATCCGTCCGCGTGGAGGAGATTTCCTGTATACAGAGGCTGAAATCCGCTCCATGCTGCACGATATCGAAATATGCCGCCAGCTCTGCATCCAAGGAGTCGTGTTCGGTTGCCTCACCAAAGAGGGAGATCTCGACATGCCCCTGATGAAACGCCTCAAGGAAGCAGCCGGCCCCCTCTCCGTCACCTGCCACCGGGCCTTCGACGTTTGCCGGGATCCATTCCAGGCTCTGGAACAACTCATTGATCTGGGATGCGACAGAGTACTGACTTCGGGCCAGCAACCCGACGCCGTCAAAGGCATTCCCATGATCTCCCGCCTCGTACAGCAAGCAGGAGACCGCATCATCGTCATGCCGGGATGCGGAGTCAGGGAGACCAACATCGCTCAAATTGAATCGGAAACGGGAGCCAGGGAATTCCACACTTCGGCTCGCAGTACAATTTTCAGCAAAATGGAATTCCGCAATGAAAATGTTCCCATGGGCAGTTGCGCCGTTACCTCCGAATTTGAAACCGTCGAAACGGATCGCAACAAAGTTGCCGCCTGTGTCAATGCGTAA
- a CDS encoding type II toxin-antitoxin system antitoxin SocA domain-containing protein, giving the protein MNITSQKLAYWFITKAESIDRPLTPAKLIHLSVLACHEYLRDFGIPLMNESTEAWENGPVLPTLYHEYKEQGFCHPIEHTSRRQSPLEHDDQIEAFLESIWNKYDKYTARQLARASTRPGTPWDITIHSSESFRHPAIGESAILAYYSSLRP; this is encoded by the coding sequence ATGAACATCACATCTCAAAAACTCGCCTATTGGTTCATCACCAAGGCAGAGTCCATTGACAGGCCCCTGACGCCAGCCAAGTTAATTCACCTGTCAGTCCTGGCCTGCCACGAATATCTGCGCGACTTCGGTATCCCCCTTATGAACGAATCCACCGAAGCATGGGAAAACGGGCCCGTTCTGCCTACCCTCTATCACGAATACAAGGAACAAGGATTCTGCCATCCTATCGAACATACCAGCCGTCGGCAATCGCCCCTCGAACATGACGATCAAATAGAGGCTTTCCTTGAAAGTATCTGGAACAAATACGACAAGTACACAGCACGCCAGTTAGCCCGGGCCTCCACCCGCCCCGGTACTCCATGGGACATCACCATTCATTCCTCGGAATCATTTCGCCATCCTGCAATTGGAGAATCTGCCATCCTTGCTTACTATTCCTCTCTCCGTCCCTGA
- a CDS encoding DoxX family protein — protein MESVGQLILRITLAVVLWPHGAQKVLGAFGGGGWSGTYEAFTRNMGIPAPLAVVAMLTEFLAPAALVLGLMTRLAALGCAILMLTAMRLHVRNGFFSNWSGKQAGEGIEYHILFAGAALALCLTGPGAYSMDAWLASL, from the coding sequence ATGGAATCAGTAGGGCAACTCATTTTGAGGATTACTCTTGCAGTTGTATTGTGGCCTCATGGCGCCCAGAAAGTGTTGGGCGCGTTCGGCGGTGGCGGATGGAGCGGCACCTATGAGGCATTTACCCGGAATATGGGCATTCCTGCTCCATTGGCTGTTGTGGCCATGCTGACGGAATTTTTGGCTCCTGCAGCTCTTGTCCTGGGATTAATGACACGTCTTGCCGCCCTGGGGTGTGCTATTCTGATGCTGACGGCCATGCGTCTTCATGTCCGGAATGGATTTTTCAGCAATTGGTCCGGCAAGCAGGCTGGGGAAGGAATCGAGTATCACATCCTTTTTGCAGGAGCTGCACTTGCCTTGTGCCTGACTGGTCCGGGAGCTTATTCTATGGATGCATGGCTTGCGTCATTGTAA
- a CDS encoding sulfatase: MKLFTSLLTFVLVFANFPSLAQTRDSSSTRQKPNIIFFLVDDMGWQDTSLPFWYDKQGKPKKTFLNKRYRTPNMEKLGQQGMVFTNAYAQPVCSPTRVSLMSGMNAARHRVTNWTLQRDVSTDASSPVVLPPGDWNINGIQPAGTKPSGKTKKPLTGEPISYTMKKPYVAATGLPFLLKQQGYTTIHCGKAHWGTRDTPGADPLNFGFDFNIAGTEIGGPADYRGSQKYGKGPFHVCGLDENNYYENDTFLTEALTREALSRLDAIRKDPNTAKKPFYLYMSHYAIHAPFDQRGYDKRFADNYKDPKDGKPWSDNEKRYAGLIEGMDKSLGDIMDYLRANNLDKNTIILFMGDNGGLAISGRLGNQLANFPLSFGKGSGREGGIREPMIVSWPGVTKAGSRTDTPVIVEDFFPSILEMAGVRNPRTEQKIDGISFVPLLKGQKTAQNRPLLFHTPNIWGEGASNHSCYSPFSAIRQGDWKLIYWHPTQKFELFNIEEDISETNNLAKKYPDRVRSMASTMTKLLKERNAQMPTYKAGNAFGVPAGTPVPWPDKASINITKP, encoded by the coding sequence ATGAAATTATTTACCTCCCTCCTGACATTTGTACTCGTCTTTGCAAATTTCCCCTCCCTCGCACAAACCCGGGATTCCTCATCTACACGGCAAAAGCCCAATATCATTTTCTTCCTCGTTGACGACATGGGATGGCAGGATACATCGCTCCCTTTCTGGTACGACAAGCAGGGTAAGCCCAAAAAGACTTTCCTCAACAAACGGTACAGAACCCCCAATATGGAAAAACTAGGGCAGCAGGGCATGGTCTTCACCAATGCCTACGCACAACCCGTCTGTTCTCCCACACGTGTCAGCCTGATGTCCGGTATGAATGCAGCCCGCCACCGAGTCACCAACTGGACCCTTCAGCGCGACGTCAGTACGGATGCTTCCAGTCCGGTCGTACTTCCCCCCGGTGATTGGAATATCAACGGCATCCAGCCCGCCGGCACCAAACCCAGCGGAAAAACCAAAAAGCCGCTCACGGGAGAGCCTATTTCCTACACAATGAAAAAGCCCTATGTGGCAGCAACCGGTCTCCCCTTCCTCCTCAAGCAACAGGGCTATACAACCATCCACTGCGGCAAGGCCCACTGGGGTACGCGCGACACCCCCGGGGCGGATCCGCTCAACTTCGGCTTTGACTTCAACATCGCCGGCACGGAAATCGGTGGCCCCGCCGACTACAGGGGCTCCCAGAAATACGGGAAAGGGCCCTTCCACGTTTGCGGACTCGACGAAAATAATTATTACGAAAACGATACCTTCCTCACGGAAGCACTCACCCGGGAAGCACTCAGCAGGCTGGATGCCATCCGCAAGGATCCGAATACTGCCAAGAAACCCTTCTACCTCTACATGTCGCATTACGCCATCCATGCTCCATTCGATCAAAGAGGGTATGACAAACGCTTTGCCGACAACTATAAGGATCCCAAGGACGGCAAACCCTGGTCGGACAATGAAAAACGGTATGCCGGCCTCATCGAAGGCATGGACAAGAGCCTGGGAGACATCATGGACTACCTCCGGGCCAACAATCTGGACAAGAACACCATCATCCTCTTCATGGGAGACAACGGCGGCCTTGCCATTAGCGGACGACTGGGCAACCAGCTCGCCAACTTCCCTCTTTCATTCGGTAAAGGCTCCGGAAGGGAAGGAGGCATCCGAGAACCGATGATCGTCTCTTGGCCGGGTGTCACCAAAGCCGGTTCCCGAACCGATACTCCCGTCATTGTAGAAGACTTCTTCCCGAGCATTCTGGAAATGGCAGGGGTCAGGAATCCCCGCACGGAACAAAAGATAGACGGTATCAGTTTCGTGCCGCTCTTGAAGGGACAAAAAACCGCCCAGAACCGCCCTCTGCTCTTCCATACTCCCAACATCTGGGGAGAAGGAGCCTCAAACCACAGTTGTTATTCACCCTTCTCCGCCATCCGGCAAGGGGATTGGAAACTGATCTACTGGCATCCGACCCAGAAGTTCGAACTATTCAACATTGAAGAAGACATCAGCGAAACCAACAATCTGGCAAAGAAATATCCCGATCGCGTGCGCTCCATGGCATCGACCATGACGAAACTGCTCAAAGAGCGCAATGCTCAAATGCCCACCTATAAGGCCGGAAATGCATTCGGGGTTCCAGCCGGAACCCCGGTACCGTGGCCGGACAAAGCTTCCATAAATATCACGAAACCCTAA